The Acidicapsa acidisoli genome contains a region encoding:
- a CDS encoding sulfite exporter TauE/SafE family protein encodes MTAYEFTLIVFLVSISAGLLGALTGLGGGIVVTPALTLLLGVDIRYAIGASLVSVIATSSGAAAAYVKDGLSNIRIGMFLEMATTAGAICGAILASRTPTNALAILFGAVLLHSAWQVIQAKKQQNRNQAADPLCETLQLNGVFHSSEGTVDYRVSRAKSGFGLMYVAGVLSGMLGIGSGALKVIAMDRIMGIPFKVSTATSSLMIGVTGVASAAIYLKRGYIHPLIALPVMLGVLGGSMLGARLLPRMPVMTLRRIFAVVVVVIAVQMITQGLRGRL; translated from the coding sequence ATGACTGCGTATGAATTCACACTTATTGTCTTTCTTGTTTCTATCTCGGCCGGCCTCCTTGGAGCGTTGACGGGGCTTGGCGGCGGGATCGTTGTTACTCCCGCGCTCACACTTCTACTGGGTGTGGATATTCGCTATGCCATCGGAGCAAGTCTGGTTTCAGTTATCGCAACATCCTCAGGTGCGGCTGCGGCATATGTGAAGGACGGCCTCTCCAACATACGCATCGGCATGTTTCTGGAAATGGCAACAACGGCGGGCGCAATCTGTGGGGCAATCCTCGCCAGCAGGACGCCAACAAACGCGCTGGCAATTCTTTTTGGCGCAGTACTCCTTCACTCAGCCTGGCAGGTGATTCAGGCAAAGAAACAGCAGAATCGGAATCAGGCGGCGGACCCTCTCTGCGAGACGCTTCAGCTCAACGGCGTGTTTCATTCCTCAGAGGGAACAGTCGATTATCGCGTATCACGCGCAAAGTCGGGCTTCGGACTGATGTACGTGGCAGGCGTGCTATCCGGAATGCTGGGCATCGGGTCGGGAGCTCTTAAGGTAATTGCGATGGATCGCATCATGGGCATTCCGTTCAAAGTATCGACGGCTACCAGTTCCTTAATGATCGGTGTGACAGGGGTTGCGAGCGCCGCAATTTATCTCAAGCGCGGATACATTCATCCGCTCATCGCACTACCGGTTATGCTCGGTGTACTTGGGGGCTCAATGCTTGGAGCAAGGCTCCTGCCTCGTATGCCAGTAATGACATTACGCCGCATTTTTGCCGTGGTTGTCGTAGTGATTGCAGTCCAGATGATTACGCAGG